Proteins from one Candidatus Desulfovibrio trichonymphae genomic window:
- a CDS encoding XdhC family protein: MQNSYQLLLQNLKNGRKTLFITHCGPNGITKTVHDGNATAKWAGTDGREAALHVDRHDDEITLAEFFTPQPRLIILGAGHIAAPLAAMGAMLNFDVVIFDDRPSFANRSRFPDAHEIICDYFESMTQRIAIRHNDYIAIVTRGHKHDLQCLNALLKIDIPCYIGMIGSSRRVGIVRRQMLAEGYAAEDLERLHAPIGIDIGAVTPEEIAVSIVAEMIQERRQRPAAKNGLTAGRYEGDFTDMGLLEWLAEKNDEKAAIITVLSVKGSTPRGVGAKMGVLDNGRIVGSIGGGCAEADVVREARRIIRDGGYCCKIIDMIDSVEENGMVCGGVMEVLIEARRGKDSGPV; this comes from the coding sequence TGAAAAATGGCCGGAAGACGTTGTTTATTACGCATTGTGGCCCCAACGGTATTACAAAAACGGTGCATGACGGCAATGCCACCGCCAAATGGGCCGGTACGGATGGCCGTGAGGCTGCATTGCATGTTGACAGGCATGACGACGAGATCACCTTAGCAGAGTTTTTTACTCCACAGCCGCGCCTGATTATTTTGGGCGCGGGGCACATTGCAGCGCCGCTCGCGGCAATGGGTGCCATGCTCAACTTTGATGTTGTTATTTTTGATGACAGGCCCTCTTTTGCGAACAGGTCGCGTTTTCCTGACGCGCATGAAATCATTTGCGACTATTTTGAATCCATGACGCAACGTATTGCGATTCGCCACAATGATTATATCGCCATTGTAACCAGGGGTCACAAACACGACCTGCAATGTCTGAACGCTCTTTTAAAAATAGACATCCCCTGTTACATCGGCATGATCGGCTCGAGCCGACGCGTGGGCATTGTGCGGCGGCAAATGCTGGCAGAGGGCTATGCGGCGGAAGATCTGGAAAGGCTGCATGCCCCCATCGGTATTGATATAGGCGCCGTCACCCCGGAAGAAATAGCCGTTTCCATTGTGGCTGAAATGATACAGGAAAGGCGCCAACGCCCGGCGGCGAAGAACGGCCTGACTGCCGGACGATACGAGGGGGACTTTACAGACATGGGGCTGCTGGAGTGGCTTGCCGAAAAAAATGATGAGAAAGCCGCGATTATAACGGTACTGTCTGTCAAGGGCTCAACTCCGAGAGGCGTCGGGGCTAAGATGGGCGTACTCGACAATGGCCGCATCGTGGGGAGCATTGGAGGCGGGTGCGCCGAGGCGGATGTTGTCAGGGAGGCGCGGCGCATTATCCGGGATGGCGGTTATTGCTGTAAAATCATTGACATGATAGACTCCGTAGAAGAAAACGGCATGGTGTGCGGCGGCGTGATGGAAGTGCTGATTGAAGCACGCCGAGGGAAAGACTCTGGCCC